From Streptomyces yatensis, one genomic window encodes:
- a CDS encoding response regulator transcription factor, with protein MDHRILVVEDDHALRDVLLRGLREEGFATVPAADGATALRLAAGGIAAAVLDVGLPDADGRDVCQAMRAGGFLFPVIFLTARHGLADRLSGFSSGGDDYLPKPFHLAELAARLRAALKRAGPAPAATAGDLVLDPVRHSVTVGGAQVDLTPTEFRLLATLMAAAGGIVRRRELVRAGWPEGAQVSDNTLDQYVTRLRRKLGEARSELTIGTARGIGHRLS; from the coding sequence ATGGACCACAGAATCCTGGTCGTCGAGGATGATCACGCCCTGCGTGATGTCCTGCTGCGCGGGCTGCGCGAGGAAGGCTTCGCCACGGTGCCGGCCGCGGACGGTGCCACCGCCCTGCGCCTGGCCGCCGGAGGCATCGCCGCGGCCGTGCTCGACGTCGGGCTGCCCGACGCGGACGGGCGGGACGTGTGCCAGGCGATGCGCGCGGGCGGATTCCTCTTCCCCGTCATCTTCCTGACGGCCCGCCATGGGCTCGCCGACCGGTTGTCCGGGTTCTCCTCCGGGGGCGACGACTACCTGCCCAAGCCGTTCCATCTCGCCGAACTCGCCGCCCGGCTGCGCGCCGCCCTCAAGCGCGCCGGGCCCGCCCCCGCGGCCACCGCCGGGGACCTGGTTCTCGACCCCGTCCGGCACAGCGTCACCGTCGGCGGGGCCCAGGTCGACCTGACCCCGACGGAGTTCCGGCTGCTGGCCACCCTCATGGCGGCCGCCGGCGGCATCGTGCGCCGGCGTGAGCTGGTCCGGGCGGGCTGGCCCGAGGGCGCACAGGTCAGCGACAACACCCTCGACCAGTACGTGACCCGGCTGCGCCGCAAACTGGGCGAAGCCCGCAGTGAGCTGACGATCGGCACCGCCCGCGGGATCGGACACCGTCTGTCATGA
- a CDS encoding sensor histidine kinase codes for MTAVLARLAPRTLRGRLSLVALTTAALLMTFLTVAFNTVVRHHLQRQADDELRTRAAAVATTVDTSGPTVRVRESPDDGLLDTNVWIYTGTRLLEQPPSPAVSLTHAAEQLAARGGRDCTTATTTGHAPGRIRLCARPLRGGDHPATVVTALDLAPYRGSADTLLLGSLALDVAMLGCTYVLTRLAVGRALRPVRTMTDQATQRNAVTSEERFGTARHPVELARLGTSLDTLLDRIRTLLRHERQLTGELSHELRTPLSRIVAELDWWRARPRSTAETRATHQVIADATRSMRTICDTLLDDARGGTHTTGTAKVRPVLRRLVEHLDVPDHVTISLDDQQAHHAHQPHQANPAACPEAGVPPALLERIVGPLLANALRYARSSVVVRTARESGGVRVDITDDGPGVPRPFIDQLFQPGRRADPGDGHGGAGLGLPLARRLARSAGGEVSYDSGHAPGARFMVRLPPG; via the coding sequence ATGACCGCCGTGCTCGCCCGGCTCGCGCCGCGCACTCTGCGCGGTCGGCTCTCCCTGGTCGCCCTGACCACCGCCGCGCTGCTGATGACGTTCCTGACCGTGGCGTTCAACACCGTGGTCCGCCACCACCTCCAGCGCCAGGCGGACGATGAGCTGCGCACCCGGGCGGCCGCCGTGGCCACGACCGTCGACACGAGCGGTCCGACGGTGCGCGTCCGGGAGTCCCCCGACGACGGGCTCCTCGACACGAACGTGTGGATCTACACGGGCACCCGGCTGCTCGAACAACCGCCGTCCCCCGCCGTTTCGCTGACCCACGCCGCCGAACAGCTCGCCGCACGCGGCGGGCGGGACTGCACCACCGCCACCACCACCGGCCACGCTCCCGGACGTATCCGGCTGTGTGCCCGGCCGCTGCGCGGCGGCGACCACCCGGCCACGGTGGTCACGGCCCTGGACCTGGCCCCGTACCGCGGTTCCGCGGACACCCTGCTGCTGGGGTCGCTCGCCCTGGACGTGGCGATGCTCGGCTGCACCTACGTCCTCACCCGGTTGGCGGTGGGCCGCGCGCTGCGCCCCGTGCGCACCATGACCGACCAGGCCACCCAGCGGAACGCCGTCACCTCCGAGGAGCGCTTCGGCACGGCGCGGCACCCGGTCGAGCTCGCCCGGCTGGGCACCTCCCTGGACACACTTCTGGACCGCATCCGCACGCTACTGCGCCACGAACGGCAGCTCACCGGCGAACTCTCACACGAACTGCGCACCCCGCTCAGCCGGATCGTCGCCGAGCTGGACTGGTGGCGGGCCCGGCCGCGCTCGACCGCCGAGACCCGCGCCACCCACCAGGTCATCGCCGACGCCACGCGGTCCATGCGGACGATCTGCGACACGCTCCTGGACGACGCCCGCGGCGGCACCCACACCACGGGCACGGCAAAGGTCCGGCCCGTACTGCGCCGTCTCGTCGAACACCTCGACGTCCCGGACCATGTGACGATCAGCCTCGACGATCAGCAGGCCCACCACGCCCACCAGCCTCACCAGGCGAACCCCGCCGCATGCCCGGAAGCCGGAGTCCCTCCGGCCCTCCTCGAACGCATCGTCGGCCCGCTGCTCGCCAACGCCCTCCGGTACGCCCGGTCCAGCGTCGTCGTTCGCACGGCCCGCGAATCCGGTGGCGTACGCGTCGACATCACCGACGACGGGCCCGGCGTTCCGAGGCCGTTCATCGACCAGCTCTTCCAGCCGGGCCGGCGCGCCGATCCCGGTGACGGACACGGCGGAGCGGGCCTCGGACTGCCGCTCGCACGGCGCCTGGCCCGCTCAGCCGGCGGTGAGGTGTCCTATGACAGCGGGCACGCGCCCGGGGCGAGGTTCATGGTCCGCCTGCCGCCCGGCTGA
- a CDS encoding COG4705 family protein: MTSETPETATASGPAAAPAGHRLRWNKVPEVTVYFWVIKVLCTTVGETAADMLNEKLGLGLTGVSLLMSVVLAVVLVVQFRTAAYRPGVYWLAVALISIVGTLISDNLTDNMGVPLTTSTTVFAVVLAVVFIVWYRRERTLSIHSIDSLSRESFYWLAVLFTFALGTAAGDLVAERMDLGYWLSAVLFALAIAAIAVARFTLDLNAVWSFWIAYVLTRPLGASVGDYLSQPTGDGGLGLGTVVTSVLFLAVILGLVAYLTVTRKDVIERERLGERTA, translated from the coding sequence ATGACATCCGAGACTCCTGAGACCGCCACGGCCTCCGGTCCTGCCGCTGCCCCGGCCGGTCACCGCCTCCGCTGGAACAAGGTGCCCGAAGTCACCGTGTACTTCTGGGTGATCAAGGTGCTGTGCACGACCGTGGGTGAGACCGCGGCCGACATGCTGAACGAGAAGCTGGGTCTGGGCCTGACCGGTGTGTCGCTGCTGATGAGCGTGGTGCTGGCGGTGGTGCTGGTCGTCCAGTTCCGCACCGCCGCGTACCGCCCGGGCGTGTACTGGCTCGCCGTGGCTCTGATCAGCATCGTCGGCACTCTGATCAGTGACAACCTCACGGACAACATGGGCGTACCGCTGACGACGAGCACCACGGTGTTCGCGGTCGTCCTCGCGGTCGTGTTCATCGTCTGGTACCGCCGCGAGCGGACCCTGTCCATCCACAGCATCGACTCCCTGAGCCGCGAGTCGTTCTACTGGCTCGCCGTGCTGTTCACCTTCGCGCTGGGTACCGCGGCGGGCGACCTGGTGGCCGAGCGCATGGACCTGGGCTACTGGTTGTCCGCGGTGCTGTTCGCCCTGGCGATCGCCGCCATCGCGGTGGCGCGCTTCACCCTCGATCTGAACGCGGTGTGGAGCTTCTGGATCGCGTACGTCCTCACCCGCCCGCTCGGCGCATCGGTGGGCGACTACCTCTCCCAGCCGACCGGGGACGGCGGCCTGGGCCTTGGCACCGTGGTCACCAGCGTGCTGTTCCTCGCGGTCATCCTCGGTCTGGTGGCGTATCTGACGGTGACGCGGAAGGACGTCATCGAGCGGGAGCGGCTCGGCGAGCGGACGGCGTGA
- a CDS encoding ATP-binding protein: MSRRLHVGRPVFGRVRRLTRRLSLRTRVTIWATMVVAIAMVAAGLGLLLGLQHSMWSDRDSTGRQRLSDVTALVRHDRLGALIPSNGGDADVVEVLDSQGKVVASSDYDTRPGSPSGFPNDLPPQVLAGHPATLRGLNVGDGGDFRVLARPIRIDGRPSTIVVGVSLAQAEHTLSSLITGLAIGVPALTALVAWTISLTAGRTLRPVETLRRQAADITATDLHRRLDLPACQDEVHALGATLNDMLARLDDASVAQRRFVADAAHELRSPLTALRAQLEVMSHYPDPERDPQVAAALLEDTVRLHDLVEGLLALARSEDPARSRSQAARVIDLDEVVLAEVRRQRSLARADIDARRVSGGRVRGDTEALRCVIRNLLDNARRHASRRVRVTLSERGGTVELTVSDDGSGIAAADRLRVFERFTRLDEARSREAGGSGLGLAIVGKVVTAHGGTAYADQDPAPEDGGLGGALLVVRLPAAAPPSG, encoded by the coding sequence ATGTCCCGACGCCTGCACGTCGGGCGTCCGGTGTTCGGCCGGGTGCGGCGGCTGACCCGGAGGCTGAGCCTGCGGACCCGGGTCACCATATGGGCCACGATGGTCGTCGCGATCGCGATGGTCGCGGCCGGCCTCGGACTGCTGCTCGGTCTCCAGCACTCCATGTGGAGTGACCGGGACAGTACCGGCCGCCAGCGGCTGTCCGATGTCACCGCCCTCGTCCGGCACGACCGGCTGGGTGCCCTCATCCCCTCCAACGGAGGGGACGCCGATGTCGTCGAGGTGCTCGACTCCCAGGGGAAGGTGGTGGCCAGCTCCGACTACGACACGCGCCCGGGCAGCCCCAGCGGCTTCCCGAACGACCTCCCCCCGCAGGTGCTCGCGGGGCATCCCGCCACCCTCCGTGGCCTCAACGTCGGCGACGGGGGCGACTTCCGGGTGCTGGCCCGGCCGATCCGCATCGACGGCCGGCCTTCCACCATCGTCGTGGGGGTGTCCCTGGCCCAGGCCGAGCACACCCTGTCCAGCCTGATCACCGGCCTGGCCATCGGGGTGCCCGCGCTGACCGCGCTGGTGGCCTGGACGATCTCGCTCACCGCCGGCCGCACACTGCGTCCGGTGGAGACCCTGCGTCGCCAGGCAGCCGACATCACCGCGACCGATCTGCACCGCCGCCTCGACCTGCCCGCCTGCCAGGACGAGGTGCACGCCCTCGGCGCCACCCTGAACGACATGCTCGCGCGCCTCGACGACGCCTCTGTCGCGCAGCGCCGCTTCGTCGCCGACGCCGCGCACGAACTGCGCAGCCCGCTGACGGCCCTGCGGGCCCAGCTCGAGGTCATGTCCCACTACCCCGACCCCGAACGCGACCCACAGGTGGCCGCCGCCTTGCTGGAGGACACGGTACGGCTGCACGACCTGGTCGAGGGGCTGCTGGCGCTGGCCCGCAGCGAGGACCCCGCCCGGTCGCGGTCACAGGCCGCGCGCGTCATCGACCTGGACGAGGTGGTGCTGGCCGAGGTCCGCCGGCAGCGCTCCCTGGCCCGGGCGGACATCGACGCCCGGCGAGTCTCGGGCGGGCGGGTGCGGGGCGACACCGAGGCACTGCGCTGCGTCATACGCAACCTGCTGGACAACGCCCGCCGCCACGCCAGCAGGCGGGTACGGGTCACCCTGAGCGAACGCGGAGGCACCGTCGAACTCACCGTCAGCGACGACGGATCGGGTATCGCGGCCGCGGACCGGCTGCGGGTCTTCGAGCGCTTCACCCGGCTCGACGAGGCGCGGTCCCGCGAGGCCGGCGGTTCGGGCCTCGGCCTCGCCATCGTCGGCAAGGTCGTCACCGCGCACGGCGGCACCGCCTACGCCGACCAGGACCCCGCGCCGGAGGACGGCGGCCTCGGCGGGGCGCTCCTGGTGGTCCGCCTGCCGGCCGCCGCTCCCCCGTCCGGCTGA
- a CDS encoding response regulator transcription factor: MQVLVVEDEQNIALAVERGLRAEGFGVDIAENGEKALGLIRHNDYAVIVLDLMLPGRNGYDVCRTLRAAGIATPVLILTAKDGEYDEADALDLGADDYLTKPFSFVVLLARIRALLRRSAPQRSPVLRAGDLWLDPAAHRCGRGDERLDLTPREFGLLEFMLRHPDTVVSKTDLLAQVWDAWFEGDPNIVEVYVGYLRRKIDIPFGRSAIDTVRGVGYRLDGQGG; this comes from the coding sequence GTGCAGGTGCTGGTCGTCGAGGACGAGCAGAACATCGCGCTCGCCGTGGAGCGCGGGCTGCGCGCCGAGGGGTTCGGCGTGGACATCGCCGAGAACGGCGAGAAAGCCCTCGGCCTGATCAGGCACAACGACTACGCCGTGATCGTGCTCGACCTGATGCTCCCGGGCCGCAACGGCTACGACGTCTGCCGGACCCTGCGTGCCGCGGGCATCGCCACCCCCGTGCTGATTCTCACGGCCAAGGACGGCGAGTACGACGAGGCGGACGCCCTCGACCTCGGTGCGGACGACTACCTGACGAAGCCTTTCTCGTTCGTGGTGCTGCTCGCCCGGATCCGCGCGCTGCTGCGCCGCAGTGCCCCGCAGCGGTCTCCGGTACTCCGTGCGGGTGATCTCTGGCTGGATCCGGCCGCCCACCGGTGCGGCCGTGGCGACGAGCGCCTGGACCTGACGCCGCGCGAGTTCGGCCTGCTGGAGTTCATGCTGCGCCACCCCGACACGGTGGTGAGCAAGACCGATCTGCTCGCCCAGGTCTGGGACGCCTGGTTCGAGGGCGACCCCAACATCGTCGAGGTCTACGTCGGCTACCTCAGGCGCAAGATCGACATCCCTTTCGGCCGGTCCGCCATCGACACGGTGCGCGGTGTCGGCTACCGGCTGGACGGGCAGGGCGGCTGA